AATATCATTGCATCTAATGTCGGCAAACCAACCATATaagcttctttttcttttcttttttcctataaatagatgTGCTGTGGCCGGCTAAGAAGATTAAAATAACTGAAATCTCATAACCGTATTCTAATATATCATTTTATTCTTGTGCTATATTGCCAAGATTTTATTCTTCTTATCTCAATTTCAATGTATTCCAATGGGATAAGTCGTGCAATGGTTGGcagtattatattaataatatgacaaaaaaatatctataatattttaaatttttatcaatgCTTCAAATTAAATGAAACTTCCTTTGGAAAATTAGCTCAAATTCTAAGCCATAAACTTGGTACCGAGAACAGCGCCAGAATCTCAGGTAGCACTTTGATCGTGCACTATATTTAGGTACGGTTCTTTTCAGTTTTATAAAGCCCTTTTCAAACtggttttctattattttatttaactccATTCTCCATACATCCCAATGGAATAATATCCACTAAAATAATATTGTGATAGAATGTTATAACTACATAATATATAAAGTTACTcatatttaaagttttttttttttgctaagaaCTCATTTTAAAAGTTAACTCCATAGGATTATTGCAGCACATCCAAAGTTTTACTAAGACAATTAAGTTACGGTTGGAACTGGGGTTATCAAAGTTTTATTGTATATGGAATGAGAATTGAAAGGGCCCCATTAATGCATTTTACTCTTTAAATCAATTGGACTTAACTTTTTATAACCAAACCTACCAAACTAACCTGAACAGAATATAAATTGCCTTAGGCTTCCCACCTGGGTCAAACCAATTGCTCAATATCAAACACATGAACATTCTCTTTTGTAAATTATGAAGAAAAATGTAGTACCAAATAGATTCCCAGTTTAAGTTAAAATTAAATACATGCTCCTAATTCTTTTTTAGAGCATTGTTGGACTTGAGGGTAccaatctttttctttttttcatttgtttatctaatttaaaaaataaaaatatataggaGGGGTAGAGGCAGACCAAGATTATCATAATCAATCTAGTTCCCTTGCTTCTCTaattattgttttatttattatatataactaACGATGGTTAATTATCATATTCTCTGACACATTTAGTCTATGGTAGTGCTTTTTGAAATCCTATAATAGTACTGGTACTTAAAAGTGTAGCTTAATACAGTTGTCTTTGCAAAAAATAATTGTACACCTTAATAAcaaataagaaattattagacATTACCAAACTGATGATATTGAACACAGTGACTAACAACTCATTTGGTTCATTCTGTAACAGATTTATGTTATTCTATTAGCTGTAGTAAGAGTTGTGTAACTGATTCTGTTGTAATAGCTCATTGAGCTTGTACTCTCACTACTAGTATATAATATGCCAGTCTCAACATTTCAAGGTTGAGCTATTCATTTTCTCATTTCAGCACTTCTCTCATTACTTTTATCTGTTTTGCTAAGTTCTTTGGTATACTCTTACATGGTACTAGAGCTCTTCTGCCATGGCGACCGACGACAACAACAACTCTCATGCTTCTTCTCCCTCCACGGGTGTTCAACCTCCACCAACTCCAGTGCTCCGATTGTCGCTTAGGCTCTGGCAGCCGATCCTGTTGGCCTTCCAAACAACAATCTATTTTCGCTACAACTCCGACTCGATCCATCGAACTATTCATACTAGCGAGCTTTGGTTCTTGCAGAGGTTCGTGCTTACAATCTTGATGGTTATGTTCTTGGAAACATTCCTTCTCCTCTGACAAATCTTGGAAGTTATGAACCGAACCCTGCTTATCTTCAATGGCTTCAATTTGACCAATTTCTCATGCATTGGATGATGAATTCTGTTACTGAGGTCATGCTTGGTCACATCATTAACTGTCGCACATCTGCTGAAATTTGGTTTGTTCTTGCCCGAATCTTTGTTACAAAATCCAAAGCTCGAGTTCTTCAAGTGAAAGGCTTACTCCAATCTACCAAGAAAGGCTCTTCTTCAATTGATTATTAAATTTTGAAGATGAAATGATATGCAGATGCTCTCTCTGCTACTGGTGATCCTATTTCTGATGATAGTCTATGCCTCTACATTCTTGGTGGCCTTGGATTTGAGTATGAAGCCACAGTGGTGAATTTGACCAATCACACTGAACCTTTGAGCCTTCAAGATCTCCATTTCAGTTTGCACAGTCAAGAAATGCAACTCACTCAACAAACCAGCACCACTCTTGACATGGTTCAAGCTAATCTTGCCAGCTTGTCTCTTCGTGGTAGCAACAAGACGGAAAATCGTGGTGGCCGCACCAATGTTCGGGGTGGCCGTGGAAATAAGCCAATCTGTCAGCTATGTGGTAGGGCTGGACACACTATACAAAAGTGTTACCATAGATTTGATATTCATTTTACTGGCTTTCCCCCTTCTAATGACCCTTCCTCATCCACTGGATCCGATAATGCTCAAGCATATGTGACTGAGTCTCACATCTCTGAGGATTCCTCTGGTTCTTGGTACTTGGACACTGGTACTACAAATCACATCACCACATATGTGCAAAATCTGTCCACCAAAGTTGACTACAAAGGAAAATCCAAAGTAATTTTTGGTAATGGTACTTCTATATGCCTATCTTACATATAGGTTCTAATTCAACTAATGCATCTCAGGCTTCTCAGTCTTTAGAGCTAAAAGATATATTGCATGTTCCTAATGCTACTAAAAATCTGCTTAGCATTTCTCAATTTACTAAAGACAATAACATTGTCCTATAATTTGACTCAGTTTGTTCCCTTATCAAGTACAAGAGAATGAGCCAAAGTACTTCTTCGGGGTACTCTCACTGATAGCCTATACAAACTCCAGCTTCGACCACCACAATCTCACGACTCATCCACACCTATCGTCAAGCAGTTCTCCTATACCACAAGTTGCACTCCTCATATATTCAATTGCCCCATTACTAGCAATCCTGTACATGACAAGTCTCAAGTGACCAACATTTGGTACTGTCAACTTGGTCAGTTCTAGATAAAGTTCTTTCAATTGTAAAGCCTACTGTTAAATGTAATTCAGTTGCTTTCTGTGATGCTTGCCAAGTTGGCAAACTACACCAATTTAGTTTCAAAACTTCTATGAATAAAACTACTGCCCCTTTTGAGTTGATATATTCAGATGTATGGGGACCTTCCTTTTACATCTCTATTCATGGTTACAAGTTTTATATAAGTTTTTTTGATTAATACACCGACTATACTTGGATATTTCCCACGCAAACAAAATCTGAGgtcaaaattattttaaaaaattccaatgCTTATGTCGAGAGGATGTTCCAAACCAAAATCAAAAGTGTCCAAACTGACTTGGGAGGTGAATATAAAGCCCTGTACAATCTATTTGAAGAGCTTGGAATTGTAAGACGCCACTCTTGTCCTCACACTCACCAACAACAAGGTCGAGTGGAAAGAAAGCACAAGCATGTAGTCGTATTGGCCTTACTCTCATAGCTAAGGCCAATATGCCTCTGAAATTCTGGTGCGAAGCCTTTGTTTCAGCTACTTTTCTAATTAATAGACTCCTTACTCCCACACTCAAACTTATCTCACCATACCAAAAATTGTTCAATAAACTTCCTGACTATAATTTACTCAAGGTATTTGGTTGTTCCTGCTTTCCATTATTAAGACCTTATCAAACTCACAAAGTTGCTTTCAGGTTTTCTAAGTGCATATTTCTTGGCTATAGTCTTCATCATAATGGTTACAAGTGCATGCATCCCATTGGTCGCATATATGTTGCTAGGAGTGTAACTTTCAATGGGAGTGAGTTTCCTTATCCAACTTTATTCTCTACCACTACTCCCACCTCTCACAACAATACATATATTCTAGATACTAGTGCCTATCACATTCCCACTACCAATCACTCTCTTATACCAAATACATTACCATCCAACCCTCCCCATATCACACCTATCCAGAATGCCCCACCTACTCAAAGTCCAACAAATAGTCACTCTCTGTCTATGAGTTCACCATCATATCCCATTACACACACATCCTCACCTATTCATGACCCCAATGAGTCCGCTGCATATATCCCATATCTGACCTTTATATAAACTTACCAATCCCACCTACACCTCATAATACTCATGCTATGGTCACTCAGTCTAAGGTAGGCACATTTAAACCCAAAGTATATTTTACTGCTGCATTAACTAAATTAGAACCTATTTCTATTAAAAGTGCTCTTGCTAACCCATGTTGGAAGCAAGCAATTCAACAAGAGTTTCAAGCTTTGCAAAACAATCACACTTGGGCATTAGTTCCTGCCAAACCAGAGATGACTATTGTTGGCAATAGATGGATTTTTCGAATTTAGTACAATGTTGATGGCAGTGTGGACAGATACAAGACACGCCTTGTTGCCAAAGGCTTTCAACAATCAGTTGGTTTGGATTTTTTTGAGACTTATAGCCCTGTGATCAAGCCATGCACTATAAGAGTAATTTTCACTCTTGTTGTCACTTTTGGATGGGATGTTCAACAAATAGATGTCAACAATGCTTTCTTGAATGGAGAGTTACAAAGAAACCGTGTATATGTACCAACCACAAGGCTTCGTGAGTACTCAATATCCTACTCATGTTTGCAAGCGCAACAAGGCACTGTATGGCTTAAAGCAAGCCCCCCGAGCTTggtttgataagttcaaaagctcTCTGTTGAGGTATGGGTTCACCAATTCCAAGTCTGATACAAGTTTGTTTTTCACTAGACAACGTGGCATGCTAATTCTTGTtttagtttatgttgatgatatgttcaTCACCGGTGAAGACCCTGCAATTATTCATAAGGTTATCACAGACCTGAATTTGGAATTTGCTTTGAAAACTCTTGGATCTGTAAATTATTTCCTAGGATTTGAAGTGTTTAGGAACTCTACTAGATTGTATTTGAATCAAAGGAAATATATTCATGATCGCTTGCAAAAGACCAATATGGCTACTGCCAAACCTCAGTTGACACCCATGTGTCCTAGCACCAAACTCACTCTTCTCTCAGGCACACCTTTGGAGGATCCTAAGCTCTATCGAAGTGTCATTTGTGCATTGCAATATCTTACTATGACAAGGCCATATATTGCCTTTGTTGTGAATCTCTTAGTCAGTTCTTAAAAGCTCCAACAACAACACATTGGGCAGCTTGCAAAAGAGTCCTCCGATATCTTGTTGGCACACCAACTCTTGGTCTTTGTTTCACTCCAGCTTCTCATTTAACTTTGCAAGGTTATACTGATGCTAATTGGGCAGGATGTATTGATGACCGCAAGTCAACATTTGGCTACTGTGTGTTTCTTGGAGGTAACCTCATTAGTTGGTCTTCTAAAAAGCAAAATGTTGTTGCAAGATCCAGCACTGAGTCAGAATATAGGTCTTTGGCTTTAGCTACATCAGAGATTATTTGGTTACAATCTCTCATAACTGAGCTAGATATACAACTTCCTTAATGTCCAATTTTATGGTGTGATAACAGGGGGGCTGGTTCCCTTGCTTTGAATCCTGTTTTCCATGCCCGAACAAAACACATCGAAATTGACATTCATTTTTGTCTGAGATAGAGTTCTGGCTAAGCACCTTGATGTTCTTTATGTTGATTCCTCACACCAGATTGTAGATATTCTAACCAAGCCTTTGCCTATATCTCAGTTTGTGGCTCTTAATAACAAGTTGACACTCAAAAACCCTCCGTGCCACTTGAGGGGGATATTAGACATTACCAAACTGATGATATTGAACACAGCGACTAACAACTTTTGGTTCATTCTGTAACAGATTTTTGTTATTCTGTTAGCTGTAGTAAGAGTTGTGTAACTGATTCTGTTGTAACAGCTCATTGAGCTTGTACTCTCACTACCAATATATAATATGCGAGTCTCAACGTTTCAAGGTTGAGCTATTCATTTTCTCATTTCAGCACTTCTCTCATTACTTTTCTCTATTTTGCTAAGTTCTTTGGTATACTCTTAGAGAAATAACAGAACAAATAAATTCTTAATTACACAGTTAGTCCTTTGAAGATAGCTCTTTGCATCATCACCCCTCAAGAAATGAAAaggtaaattattttattaatccaTTATTTTTGCTTGGTCTCCGTCTTAGTTGTACTCTTTATCTCCACCAGAAAAGACTCGAGTGATTGATTAATAAAATGAGACTGCTTTTTGTTCATATCTCTACTAATGATTGGTATTAAAGAATGAATTCTTTTTGCAATTAATAAGTCAATGAATGATCTGTTTATTCATTATTATGTTATAAAAACAGCCCTCTTTTCCTTTCTAACTAATTAAGACAATAAATATAATAAGACCTTCTATACGTTGGTACAAGCCTATCACATTCACTTGTATGATCTCATCTTGTCATTTTATTCTATATATAGATCATTAATTGAGCTTATTCTATTCTTAAGACTAAGCTATATGAGCCAGAAAAGAAAGAACCCTTTTCTGTCTTAGGCTTTGAAATTAAAAAAGCACAATATATGATGGAGCATATGGGAGCTGAGAGACAATGGACCTCACTTAGCGGAGTACATACAGCTGAGGAGGCAGATTTCATGGCTATGTTGCTCAGTAATAGTAGCTCTGTTGCTTATCATCTAAGTGGAACACTACCACCATTGTGGTCTGGCCATGAATCACCAATGAACATGGCCAGCAGCAACTATGGAGGTTCCCATTGCTCTTTAGAAATATCTAACTTTAATTTCTACAGTACTTTCCCACAAGGGAATAttgattattataataataataagaagaataaTGAACAATTTTGCTCGAGTGATCATGATTCTCATATTGAACCGAAGTTGGTAAAGAAAAACTGCTATCTCGATATGGAAGAAGATGATTATTGCACGAGCAACCCAGACATGAGTGATGGAAACCTTGAAGAGAAGGTTTCAAAATCAATCAGCATCTCAGATAAGAAGAATTCCATGAAAAGGCCTCGAAGTTCAGAAAATGTAAGTAGcagtagatatatatatatatattgtatatattgtagtactttcttatttttctcgTTGACCAAACAAAGGTGGATGTGAACATTTGGCTTGATGTAATGATATTTATTTGGTTCATTTATGCAGGTTAATAAAGTAGAAAAGAGGTGTGTAAAGGCTAAGAAGAAAGAGAAGTTGGTGTCAAGCAACCTTAACattaaggaagaagaagaaggtaataataatattaatgttaacGGTGCAAACGGACAAAGCTCTAGCAGTTATTGCAGCTCGGGAGATGAAGTACATGACTCCATTAATGGCTCTCAAGAGTTGAGTCCAAAAGAGAATAGCTCAACTTTCAGTACCGAAGGCAAAGCAAGAGCTAGAAGAGGGTCAGCTACCGATCCACAAAGCCTTTACGCTCGGGTACGTAACAAACTTCTTTATCAAAATCTTGTCTTGCTTGGTAACTTTCATCTTAAACTtaaaaacaatataaatatataaacatatatataaccATATGAAACTCAAAAGAAAGTGTTACGGTCCTATGGTGACAAGTATATATAATTCTTTCATCTGTACGTATTTGGTTTCTTAATAAACTTGCTTTGTCCTATATTTTGTATGTGTTGCAGAAAAGAAGGGAGAGAATAAATGAGAGACTGAGAATCCTTCAGAATATAGTCCCTAATGGAACAAAGgtgtgtatatatacatataattaatGTTTCATATTATTTTAAGTAGATAATGCAGAATAATAACGAGATATTTGTTTGTAAAATCGCAGGTAGATATTAGCACAATGCTTGAGGAAGCTGTCCAGTATGTGAAGTTCTTACAACTCCAAATTAAGGTAATAACAAATTAAGTTATAGCATATTTTGATGTGACTCTACTTTTTTTCATCACAATTTAAATGATCAAGTTTGACTTATTTAGTGAATTTTGTGATTGGAATTTTGTAGCTTTTGAGTTCTGATGATATGTGGATGTACGCTCCAATCGCTTACAATGGAATGGATATCAGACTTGATCATCTCAGACTTGCCATATGATGACAAACCAATCATCATAAAACAACAAAATGAGAGACCTTCCGCTTCAATATCAAtttaatcaaaaaaaaaattatatgttatcatttttgaataatttaaactatattatttatataaatcttGTAAAAAATCAGAAAACAATTCTTTTAATTCATCTTTGTCACGGTGGATCTGAGCTGGGGAACCCAATGCCGAATTTCTACATATCATATCCATATTTGATAAGTTTTGAAGAgttttttgtaatgccccatatgacatgaaattgattatttattcagCGCTGTTATAATCAAACGCTTTGCTTTAAGTTGTCAACTTTATGGCAAGGTAATAATCAAGTTTTTTAATTCTTCTACTATACATTTATCTTTTTTGACTTCCCTCCTTAATTATCGAATGTTAGATTTTGTTCATCATTTCGTAGTTTTAAATAGTATATAATCGTACACACTATGACAAATGCCTTCGCCAAAGATTCCGAAATTCTCGCTAATTAAACCTTAGAAAAGAGTTTGTTCTTGCTAATGTTGGACTTTTGCGAGGAAAAGTAGTGTACGTCCTTGCTAATGTGAAGCAATAGCGAAGACCAAAATCCTCATTAAAGTGTATCTTTAGTGGCTACAGTCTTGTTGAAGATTTCGTTGGCTAGCTTTTTAGTGAGGAAAATGAGCATAAAGTAATAATAGACTGGTCAAAccagttatttatttttatttatgaaaAGGAGTTAAAGAGGGGAATTGACTGCTAAAGAAGGTAATTTAGGCTTAATACAATAATCATGGTTAAAATAAGTCTCCAAAGTTTATAATACCAGTTTATACTCAAATAAACTTTTAATTAAGAGAATTTTACATAAACTGACAAAACTAACACTATATTAACTTTTTTACTAATACACGACTTTTTTAACGTTTATactattcaaaattttattttttcaattataCAGCTTTTTCAGTTttgtttttaatataatatttattcattatgatatatattaatttaataattatatatattagatatataATACGTAactaactaatatatatatatttagatatatattatataaataatattatgtatatataagtTACGTTTACGTAACAGACCGAGAGACTCAGTCTTCTTCCTCCTCACCAACGGCTGATGAGCACCACCACAGCAGGCCTCTAGTGATTGGCAGCACTTCTCCTCTTCTCCTCATCATCGCTTCATGGTGGTGGCTTGTACAAGACAGAGAGAGTCTTGACTCTGCCACTGTTCGACAATGCAGGCCACCACCAACACGACACCCTCCCGGCGCCACCACCATGATAATCTTCTCGCCACCACTGTCGCCACAGGCTTCCTCCCATTGTCAGCAAACATCTTCTGCCACATAAAATGGACGTTTGACGTTGCCTTATTCTTAAATTTTATCTTGAACTTGAAGGAACGTTCGACGTTCTTCCGAGATGATCTTGGTCTGACAAATCTCACATTGACACCACCATCTTCGGCGAAATCCGACTGGGTTAGATTCAGAGGTGATCGGGATTAAAAAGGAGAACCTTGAAAATGAAAGCTTGAAGTGGTGGGTTGGTAATGGCTGAATGGAGATGAAAGCGGGAGTGTACAGCAGCAAACTAGGAAAGTCTTTATCAATAAACCAATATTGGTCTtagcagaaaaaaaaaaaagagaagtacTTATTGGGACCCACTTTCCTTTAGGGTATCTATTGGGACCCATTTTTCACAAGGAAAAATCTCATTTTTTCTCCCCtttatattttatattgattatttaatttcttgagttagaaaatttaagtttttttaagtatacttataattttagtttatatttaatataagttGGATTATTTTTGCgttgtttttttagttgtttagatttatgtgtagttgttttcatgttgtttagatttatgttttgttgttttcatattgatttttagttgttttaaatttatatatagttGTTCTGTTATTATGTTGATGTCCaattgttatttatttgtttcaaatataatttgatttttttttataaaaagaaacATGTTAGTATGCAATGGGTTAACTTCTAGTTCTTCTTTATTTGTTGTTTTTAAATGTGTGTTGTATGCAGTGAGTTAATGTTTAGTTAttgtcttattgttgtttttgtgCTGTATAGAtgttatgtatagttgtttttatgttggtttttagttgtttaattttatttatagttgTTGTGTTGTTGTCtatttgttgtttagttgtttgcaaatatattttgattttaaaaaaatagggttaatgtttagttgttgtcttattgttattttttagttgttacttagttgttttattaataccttatttttgtaaatataaaactttaaaaatgtattttctaaaaacttaagataatattttaaaaaaaatcagggACTATAAAAAagtaaatgtaatgacccaactactctagacttttggaccattaacgaaaactaaacatactaatccttaataaaacttacattgcgaaaatactataactttattaggaaacttgtaaaaataaaagttacttacataaattgtcaagtaggatatgggatcccattgttttaaaaacaaaacataatttaaaataaaaaggagttacatagcaagtgcggaaaaatacatgtaaaatcataaaagaagactacatcctcgaaaatcgaactctcgactccttgaatccattcatcaccgatacacaaacCCCAAGCATcaacgaaccttaccgccactatagctattttcctgcacatataaacaaaaaggaataagcctaatggccagcaaggaaaatctaccacatagttcatatacatagatttcataagaaacataagaacataacataacataacattacacttatatcatacacatactataatggccattattacttggggtcccatagactaaacaagtcatatgcccatgagattagtggagtcctactagctaagcaggtcatatgcccacaatctatttggggtcttgttagtcatatgggtcatatgcccaagcctacaaacatacatatcataacacttatcataacataagaaacataagataacatataatgcatataacatatgaatttctatcctattttccttaccaaaattaccgggataagaggacagcggtgggactttggaacactcctaagaaccatttgaaaaagagtgagtatagagaagaagagaattgaaatgaatggaaggactaaaccattgagaaaaatacttaccaaaaacttatgtgcgatttcttagatttcctaaccaaaataaagattaaggttagaggctgagtagaagactatgagaacttaaaataaaataaaaccaatgaactaaggtgtagaaataccttgaagacttgtagaccaatctaaacctcgagccgaaatactatgaaacctttcttccccaagtgtttgataagcttatggtgatcaagcttatgatttccccacccaagtgtttacactctcacactcatctagcaacttgcagcctctgaacttagaataaaaggtgaataatggctgggtactaggtcctatttatagagtttaggaatgaaaggatcttaatttaacttgaataaaaataatggctttttaggtgaaaataatttgaataatcgttcagcaaaggctgaagactcgttcaaaaaggtgctagacttatcaaaaggttgaatggaaaacaaattcaaaaactttgaaaataagctgaaggaggcgatatatcgccccctataggcgatatatcgcctggaccaatatgcccgaggcaaacgtgcatcgtttcgtgttttccgtatctacgtgctgcgatatatcgccccctatagctgcgatatatcgacattcactgattatttaaacacgaaattacacatttttagcttaattcaaattgagtaaacagccttgactaagcccttaaacgtattcaaagctgctgactgaccttagagcattcaaactttacccttattaaatttaatcatcaaaatacttaatcctttaatcacccatacataacatgtgcttaaaatcctattggtccttatctaaaccttatagtataataaatattatccttaatatcagtcatattaatcaaaccttaagttaaaattaatattcttaaactataggttaaacttagaaaatctacaagtactactatgagtgtccaaataattcccggtctgaaccaaaaatccacagttataaagataaaactataaatactataatactactatctaactagctaagtaaagttcttgaacTCTACAGTAAAAAAACaccataaaaaatatatttttgaaaaaatccctttaattaaatcatttaataAAACATTACATTAACTTCATATATATTTGAGAATTTCATTACTTAAAACAAATTACCCAATTGCATAAGGGTTATAAGAAAACTTATTAAGCTTACAAACcacttatatatataattgattaaaataCACTCATACATTCACTTGAAAGATATAAgaataaatatttaatcttaGAATAAAACTTAA
The genomic region above belongs to Humulus lupulus chromosome 1, drHumLupu1.1, whole genome shotgun sequence and contains:
- the LOC133818332 gene encoding transcription factor RSL2-like; translated protein: MEHMGAERQWTSLSGVHTAEEADFMAMLLSNSSSVAYHLSGTLPPLWSGHESPMNMASSNYGGSHCSLEISNFNFYSTFPQGNIDYYNNNKKNNEQFCSSDHDSHIEPKLVKKNCYLDMEEDDYCTSNPDMSDGNLEEKVSKSISISDKKNSMKRPRSSENVNKVEKRCVKAKKKEKLVSSNLNIKEEEEGNNNINVNGANGQSSSSYCSSGDEVHDSINGSQELSPKENSSTFSTEGKARARRGSATDPQSLYARKRRERINERLRILQNIVPNGTKVDISTMLEEAVQYVKFLQLQIKLLSSDDMWMYAPIAYNGMDIRLDHLRLAI